The sequence GCGCGGCGAGGGCGAACCCATCCATCTCCTCATCAACAACGCGGGGGTCATGACCCCGCCCGAGCGGCAGGTCACCGAGGAGGGGTTCGAGCTGCAGTTCGGCACGAACCACCTCGGTCACTTCGCCCTCGTCGCTCAGCTGCTCCCGTTGCTTCGCGCGGGCCGGGCGCGGGTCACCTCACAGGTGAGCATCGCGGCGAACCAGGGCGGCATCAACTGGCAGGACCTGAACTGGGAGCGCTCGTATCACGGCATGCGCGCCTACAGCCAGTCGAAGATCGCGTTCGGCCTCTTCGGTCTCGAGCTCGACCGTCGCAGCCGGGTGCACGGATGGGGCGTGACGAGCAACCTGTCCCATCCCGGAGTCGCGCCGACGAGCCTGCTGTCGGCACGCCCGGAGCTCGGACGCGGCGGTGACACCACGGAAGTCCGCGTGATCCGCTGGTTGTCCGCGAGAGGACTCATCGTCGGCACCCCGGAGACGGCGGCGATGCCGGCCCTGTACGCGGCCACCTCGCCGGAAGCCCTCGGCGGGCGGTTCTTCGGTCCGAACGGGATCGGCCACATGGGCGGGGCACCGGCCGAACAGCGGCTCTTCTCCCGCTTGCGCAGCGAGGCCGAGGCCGCGCGTGTCTGGCAGGTGTCGGAGGAGCTGACCGGGAGTCGCATCGCGCACGAGTCGTCCTCGGCGTGAACCAGCCTGTGAGTCACCACATGTTGCAGGCCTACGATCCGAACATGAGCATTGATCAGCATCGTGAGACGTCATCGGACGTCCCTGCCCCTCAGGGCGCCGCCTCGCCGGACGCGGACACGTCCGCGTTCGAGCCGTTCGCCGTGGACCACCTCATCCTGAACGACCTCCCGTTCACCCTCGGCACGGTCGACGCACCCGAGCGGTACACGGTCACGGCGGTCTTCACGCGTCGCCCGCTGCCCCTCGAGCTCGAACTCCTGGCCAAGCCCGAGACCCAGATCCTGCTCGCCGAAGCCGGCTACCCCGCGGTGTCGCTGACGACCGCCGACCGGCGGCTGTTCATCGTCAACACGAATCTCAGCGAGTTGCGCCAAGGCCTGGCCCAGGTCATCGGCCGAGTCCTCGACGACATCGGCACGAGTGTCGCGAAGACGCGGACCGAGCAGGCTCAGAAGGCCGCCGAGCTGGCCCACCGCGCCGCGGAGCGGGTGCAGCGTGTGTTCGCCGAGGCCGAGCAGATCGACTTCTCGCCGAACCGGGCGCACTACACGTGAACGCGATGCGGGGCTGAGCCGGCTCAGCCCTCAATGCTCCTGAACGCGCGCAGCCGAAGGCTGTTGCCGACCACGCACACGCTGGAGAGCGCCATCGCCGCGCCGGCGAGCATCGGATTCAAGAGACCGAGGGCGGCGATGGGGATCGCCGCGACGTTGTAGGCGAAGGCCCAGAACAGGTTGGTCTTGATGGTGCCGAGCGTCTTCCGCGCCAGCCGGATCGCGTCGACCGCGCTGCGCAGGTCGCCGCGGACCAGGGTGAGATCGGATGTCTCGATCGCGACATCCGTCCCGGTGCCCATCGCGAGGCCGAGGTCCGCCTGCGCGAGCGCGGGCGCGTCGTTGACACCGTCGCCGACCATCGCGACCACCTTGCCCTGATGCTGCAGCCGGGCGACGACGTCGACCTTCTGCTTCGGAAGGACCCCGGCGATCACCTCGTCGATGCCGACTTCGGCGGCGATCAGACGGGCCACCGTCTCGTGGTCTCCCGTGAGCAGCACCGGCGCCAAGCCCATGCGCTGCAGCTGGGCGATGGCCTCGCGGCTGGTCGGCTTCACCGTATCGGCGACGATGAGCAGGCCGCGGGCGAGCCCATCCCAGCCCGCCGCGACGACGGTCCTGCCCTCGGCTTCGGCGCGGGCCTTGGCCGCGGCGAGCTCGTCGCCGAGACCCAGCGACCGTTCGGCGAGCAGGGTCTCGCGACCGACGACGACCGGGCGGCCGTCGACGACCCCCTCGACGCCCCGGCCTTCGGCGTTCGAGAAGCGCTCGGCGACGGGAAGCGGGCCGGCCTCCTGGGCCGCGGCCTCCGCGATCGCCCGGGCGATGGGGTGCTCGGAGGCCGCTTCGACCGCGCCGGCCAGGCGGAGCAGCTCCGCGCGTCCGGTGCCGGGCTCGAGCACGACCTCGACGACGGACATCTGCCCGGTCGTGACCGTCCCGGTCTTGTCGAGGACGACCGTGTCGACCGCCCGGGTGGACTCGAGCGCCTCGGGGCCCTTGATCAGGATGCCGAGCTGCGCGCCGCGTCCGGTGCCGACGAGGAGAGCGGTCGGCGTGGCGAGGCCCAGCGCGCACGGGCACGCGATCACGAGCACCGCGACCGCGGCCGTGAACGCCGTTTCGACGGGGAGGCCGCTGACCAGCCACGCGGCAAGGGTGACGAGCGCGACCACCAGGACGACCGGGACGAAGACGGCCGAGATCCGGTCGGCGAGCCGCTGCACCGCGGCCTTGCCGGTCTGCGCGTCCTCGACGAGCTTCGCCATCTGCGCCAGCTGGGTGTCCGACCCGATGCGCGTCGCCCGGACCACGAGCCGGCCGCCGACGTTCACGGTGGCGCCGGTGACCCCGGCACCCGCCCCGACCTCGACCGGCATGGATTCGCCGGTGAGCATCGAGCGGTCCACGGCGGATGTGCCCGACACCACGACGCCGTCGGTGGCGATCTTCTCGCCCGGTCGGACGACGAACTCATCGCCCACGGCGAGCCGCTCGACGGGGATCTTGGTCTCGACCCCGTCGCGGATGAGGGCCACGTCCTTCGAGCCGAGCTGGAGCAGGGCCCTCAGCGCCGCACCGGCCTGGCGCTTGGCGCGCTGCTCGAAGTAGCGACCGGCGAGGACGAACGTCGTGACGCCGGCCGCGACCTCCAGATAGAGGTTCGACGCGCCGTCGGATGGCGCGATGACGAACTCGAACGCGTGCACCATGCCCGGGACGCCGGCGGAACCGAAGACGAGGGCGTACAGCGACCAGAGGAAGGCTGCCGAGGTGCCCATCGAGATGAGCGTGTCCATGGTGGCGGCGCCGTGCCTGAGGTTCGTCCAGGCGGCCCGATGGAACGGCCAACCGCCCCAGACGACCACGGGCGCTGTCAGCGCGAGGGAGACCCACTGCCAGTACGTGAACTGCAGGGCGGGGATCATCGCCATCGCGATGACCGGGACGGTCAGCACGATCGAGACGACGAGGCGATTCCGCAGCGCTCCGGCGGCACGGTCGACGGCCGGACCCGCCTTCGCCGGTTCGCGAGCGGGCGGGGCGGCCGGGAGTGCAGCGGTGTAGCCGGCGCGCTCGACCTCGGCGATCAGCGCGGCGGGGTCGTACCCGGCGGGCACGACCACCATCGCCTTCTCGGTGGCGTAGTTCACCGTCGCGGCGACGCCGTCGAGCCGGTTGAGCTTCCGCTCGACGCGCGTGGCGCACGAGGCGCACGTCATCCCGCCGATCTCGAGCTCGACACCGGGCGCGGGGGTCATTGGACGCGCGTTGCCGAGTAGCCCGCCTCGCCCACCGCAGCGAGGACGGCCGTATCGTCGACCGGTGCCGCGCCGGTGACGACGAGGAGCCCGGTCTGCGCGCTCACTCGGATCTCGTCGACGCCGGCGATCTGGCCGACCTCCTCGCGGACGGACTGCTCGCAGTGCGCGCAGGTCATGCCGGTGATCTCGAACTCGGTCGACGTCATCTCACGCTCCTCCCAAATACCCGGGGTGGGTATTCGTCACCAGTCACCGTAGCCCCAGGCCGCCATCGTGTGCAAACGCGACGAAATACCCGGGACGCCGGCTCGGTTGACCCTGGCATGAGAGCCGTCGTCTATGCGAATCCCGGTCCGTCCTCCGTGCTGTCGCTCGTGGAGCGTGACGTCCCCGAACCAGCCCAGGGCGAAGTGCGGGTCAAGGTCGCCGTCTCGGGCGTGAACCCGACCGACTGGAAGAACCGCGCCGGTGGCGGACGCCCCGGGCCCGCAGGCGAGATCGTGCCCAATCAGGACGGAGCCGGTGTCGTCGACGCGATCGGCGACGGCGTCGACGGCCTCACGGTCGGCGACCGGGTCTGGCTCTATCTCGCCCAGCACGAACGGCCCACCGGCACGGCACAGGAGTACACCGTCGTGCCGGCGACCCGCGTGGTGCGCCTGCCCGAGGGCATCGGCATGGACGTCGCGGCGAGCCTGGGGGTTCCCGCCATGACGGCGCACCGGGCCCTCACCGTGCACGAGGCCGGGCCCACCCGGCTGTCGCCGGGCGCGCTGAGCGGCCGCACCGTCCTCGTCAGCGGAGGCGCCGGCGCGGTCGGCCACGCGGCCATCCAGCTCGCGGTCTGGGCCGGCGCGACCGTGCTCACGACCGTGAGCAGCGACGAGAAGGGCGAGCTCGCGCGCGCGGCCAGCGCACACCACGTCGTGCGGTACACCGACGACGACGTCGCCGAGCAGATCGAGCGTCTCGCGCCCGAGGGCATCGACCACATCGTCGAGGTCTCGCTCGCGGAGAACGCCGCCCTCAGCCTCCGCGTGCTCGCGAACCACGGCAGCATCGCGTTCTACGCCGACAACGGCGGCGACCACGTCGACGTGCCGATCCGCCCCGCGTTCGCGAAGAACGCGCGACTCCAGGGTCTGCTGATGTACACCGTCGGCGATGCGGCCCTGCACGCCGCGGCCGAGGACATCACGGCGGCGCTCCGCGACGGGGCGCTTCCGGTCGGAGCGGCGGCCGGTCTCCCGTTGACCTGGTTCGGCCTGGAGGAGACCGCCGCCGCCCACGACGCCGTCGAAGCCGGCACGGTCGGCAAGGTGCTCATCGACGTGGCCGCGAGCGACCGCCCCGCCTGAGTGCGCCGACCGGCATGACGAAGGCCGCTCCCGTCGGGGAGCGGCCTTCGTTTCCCGGCCTCGTCGGCGCGGGACGCTATTCCTCGTCGGCGCGGGACGCTATTCCTCGACGCCGGGGTCGCCGGCCTCGAGGCCGCCGTCCGTCGACTTGGTCATCGGCTCGCCCTCTTCGCTGGGGTCCCGTTCCTGCTCGTCCTCGCTGCGGGGAGTGGCATCCGTCATCGGTCGCTCCAATCGTGATGGTGCCGCCAGTCTCGCCCAGGCGACCGGCCGGTGACAGGGGCTTGACCTGCCGTCCGGGTGTGCCGCACCGACCCGCGTGCGGCTCCATGGGTTCCGCGTACGAGTCGTCAGGCCGCTCCGGCGGTGGGGCGCGTCGGTGAGGAGGAACGGACGGGCGTGGCTCCGGCGAGCACCGCGCCGAGCAGGCCGGATGCCTCGGCGGCACGCCGTTGGATCGAGGCGCCGTTGCCGTCGCGAAGGATCTGCTGCACGCCCGTCGTCACGACGTCGAGATCGCCGTGCTCCAGAAGACCGGGTGCGGCCTCGGCGAGCAGTGCGCCGACGACCTCGGCCGCGGGCGCCGGCTCACCCCGGAGCGGATGGACGAGCAGGCCCTCGAGCCCCTCCAACGAGGCGGTCCACGAGGCCAGCCGGAGCACGTCGGCCGACGCGGGAGGAGCGGGATCCCCGCGTGCGGCGGACGCCGCTGCCGAGGCCACGAGTCCGCGGATCAGGCCGGCGATCGTCACCGTGGCCGACGGGAGGAGCGGCACGTCGGCGACCCGCACCTCGATGGTCGGGAAGCGGCTCGACAGCCGCACGTCGGGGTAGAGCATCCCCTCGTCGAGGAGGGCGCCGGTGCGCAGCAGCGCGTCGATCGCCGAATGGTACGCCTCGAGGCTTCCGTACACCTCGTTCGGCCCGCTCGAAGGCCACTGACTCCACTGCAGGAACCGGTAGCTCGCGTAGCCCGTGTCGATCCCGTTGTGGAAGGGCGAGTTCGCGGCCAGTGCGCGGATCACGGGCAGCCAGACGCGGATCCGGTCGAGGATCGCGACACCTTCGTCAGGCGAGGACACCGAGACGTGCACGTGCAATCCGCACGTCATGCAGCGCAGCGAGGTCGCCCCGTACCGCTCGACGATCGCCCGGTAGCGCGGTCCCGGCGACGGGTGCGGGCTACTGGGGAACGGGGACGTCCCGAGCGCCACCGCGCGGGCGCCGAGGCGACCCGCCCAGCGATCCGCCGATCGCCGCGAACGCCGGACCTCGGCCGCCAGTGCGCGGAGCGAGGCGTGCGGGCGCGACACCAGCTCGAGCATCTCCTCGTGCATCTCGGCGACCGCGGCGTCAGGTGGGACACCGTCTCGTGCGGCGAGCTCGAGGACCTCGGGCGCGACCGGCACGGGCGCCCCCGTCTGTCCGTCGACGAAGAGCAGCTCTTCCTCGACTCCGAATGTCCGTCTCATCGCATCACGCTT is a genomic window of Agromyces protaetiae containing:
- a CDS encoding SDR family oxidoreductase, with the translated sequence MPRTPIEPAVPRLTGTRAVITGGSDGIGLRIAMRLAVAGAEVVLPVRNPGKGESAVARIREAAPGARVSSRRLDLSSLESVAALGDTLRGEGEPIHLLINNAGVMTPPERQVTEEGFELQFGTNHLGHFALVAQLLPLLRAGRARVTSQVSIAANQGGINWQDLNWERSYHGMRAYSQSKIAFGLFGLELDRRSRVHGWGVTSNLSHPGVAPTSLLSARPELGRGGDTTEVRVIRWLSARGLIVGTPETAAMPALYAATSPEALGGRFFGPNGIGHMGGAPAEQRLFSRLRSEAEAARVWQVSEELTGSRIAHESSSA
- a CDS encoding heavy metal translocating P-type ATPase, with product MTPAPGVELEIGGMTCASCATRVERKLNRLDGVAATVNYATEKAMVVVPAGYDPAALIAEVERAGYTAALPAAPPAREPAKAGPAVDRAAGALRNRLVVSIVLTVPVIAMAMIPALQFTYWQWVSLALTAPVVVWGGWPFHRAAWTNLRHGAATMDTLISMGTSAAFLWSLYALVFGSAGVPGMVHAFEFVIAPSDGASNLYLEVAAGVTTFVLAGRYFEQRAKRQAGAALRALLQLGSKDVALIRDGVETKIPVERLAVGDEFVVRPGEKIATDGVVVSGTSAVDRSMLTGESMPVEVGAGAGVTGATVNVGGRLVVRATRIGSDTQLAQMAKLVEDAQTGKAAVQRLADRISAVFVPVVLVVALVTLAAWLVSGLPVETAFTAAVAVLVIACPCALGLATPTALLVGTGRGAQLGILIKGPEALESTRAVDTVVLDKTGTVTTGQMSVVEVVLEPGTGRAELLRLAGAVEAASEHPIARAIAEAAAQEAGPLPVAERFSNAEGRGVEGVVDGRPVVVGRETLLAERSLGLGDELAAAKARAEAEGRTVVAAGWDGLARGLLIVADTVKPTSREAIAQLQRMGLAPVLLTGDHETVARLIAAEVGIDEVIAGVLPKQKVDVVARLQHQGKVVAMVGDGVNDAPALAQADLGLAMGTGTDVAIETSDLTLVRGDLRSAVDAIRLARKTLGTIKTNLFWAFAYNVAAIPIAALGLLNPMLAGAAMALSSVCVVGNSLRLRAFRSIEG
- a CDS encoding heavy-metal-associated domain-containing protein, producing the protein MTSTEFEITGMTCAHCEQSVREEVGQIAGVDEIRVSAQTGLLVVTGAAPVDDTAVLAAVGEAGYSATRVQ
- a CDS encoding NADPH:quinone reductase, producing MRAVVYANPGPSSVLSLVERDVPEPAQGEVRVKVAVSGVNPTDWKNRAGGGRPGPAGEIVPNQDGAGVVDAIGDGVDGLTVGDRVWLYLAQHERPTGTAQEYTVVPATRVVRLPEGIGMDVAASLGVPAMTAHRALTVHEAGPTRLSPGALSGRTVLVSGGAGAVGHAAIQLAVWAGATVLTTVSSDEKGELARAASAHHVVRYTDDDVAEQIERLAPEGIDHIVEVSLAENAALSLRVLANHGSIAFYADNGGDHVDVPIRPAFAKNARLQGLLMYTVGDAALHAAAEDITAALRDGALPVGAAAGLPLTWFGLEETAAAHDAVEAGTVGKVLIDVAASDRPA
- a CDS encoding carboxylate-amine ligase translates to MRRTFGVEEELLFVDGQTGAPVPVAPEVLELAARDGVPPDAAVAEMHEEMLELVSRPHASLRALAAEVRRSRRSADRWAGRLGARAVALGTSPFPSSPHPSPGPRYRAIVERYGATSLRCMTCGLHVHVSVSSPDEGVAILDRIRVWLPVIRALAANSPFHNGIDTGYASYRFLQWSQWPSSGPNEVYGSLEAYHSAIDALLRTGALLDEGMLYPDVRLSSRFPTIEVRVADVPLLPSATVTIAGLIRGLVASAAASAARGDPAPPASADVLRLASWTASLEGLEGLLVHPLRGEPAPAAEVVGALLAEAAPGLLEHGDLDVVTTGVQQILRDGNGASIQRRAAEASGLLGAVLAGATPVRSSSPTRPTAGAA